In Pseudomonas nunensis, a single window of DNA contains:
- a CDS encoding GMC family oxidoreductase N-terminal domain-containing protein yields MTRIATPISDIKEHYDVIVIGSGYGGGIAASRLSRAGKRVCLLERGREMQPGEYPNTMIAATEELQVHDPDGHIGSRTGLFDLHVNAQQNVVVGCGLGGTSLINANVALEPEPGVFDDPRWPLAVREHRDTLLKDGYARAREMLKPNPYPNTSPVLPKLEANKKSAEYLKQGAHFYRPPINVTFDKLPNNLNHVGVEQLPCNQCGDCVSGCNNKAKNTTLMNYLPDAWNHGAEIFCQAEVRHLERDGDGWIVHFQYLDSGREKFSAPTLFVKADIVVVSAGTLGSTEILLRSRDKGLSTSNQLGENMSGNGDILGFGHNCEQPINGIGFGAHPAKELQPVGPCITSIIDMRTEGDWRSRMVIEEGSIPGALGRPMVPSMAGFAELIGKATDDSFTGQLKYKEREAESFLRGPYYGALHNMQTYLIMSHDDGKGRMVLDSKDQLRIDWPGVGEQENVKLGNERLHLSTKALGGVWVENPIWTKLLKHSIVSVHPLGGCVMGEDAGQGVVNHKGQVFSGASGTDVYAGLYVTDGAVIPTSLAVNPLLTISAVSERNMGLLAADRGWTIDYTLPSAPRKQVAPPTLGVQFTETMKGFFSKDFTQPQGTDLPLYEAAATRGESENSPIEFTLTITANDLNRMIKEPAHAATLVGTLNAPGLSPQPLTASNGVFNLFEQYEEQVGVRHMKYDMKLTAEDGHDYFFSAFKTVPEDNGVLNIWHDTSTLYVTLYNGPDKTGAVIGSGVMHIHPTDFAKQMTTMKVLNARNERERIEGLARFGKFFAGILWESYGGVFAGDIYFNPDAPPRLKRPLDAPPPSVHFFQTEDNVELRLTRYQGGTKGPVMLVHGLGVGSNIFSTDTIQTNLLEFLCKHEYDVWLLDLRVSILLPASKKEWNGDQIAQYDFKAAIAQIQQATQAKDVQCVVHCYGATTFFMSLLAGLQGVRSVVCSQIAADTVVATATGLKAGLHLPGMLDAIGVKSLTAYADNKENWFNKLYDKALNGYARIEAQGYCTNPVCHRITFMYASLYRHDTLNETLHDNLHELFGESNMQTFEHLALIVRKGHLVNFKGEDVYMSHFDRLSMPICFISGADNQCYLPESTLKTYERVCKVHGPENYSRQVVPGYGHIDCMFGKDAVVDVYPIILQHLEKTAIG; encoded by the coding sequence ATGACCCGGATAGCTACGCCCATCAGCGACATCAAGGAACATTACGACGTGATCGTCATCGGCTCCGGCTATGGCGGCGGGATCGCGGCTTCGCGCCTGTCCCGGGCCGGCAAGCGCGTTTGCCTGCTGGAGCGTGGCCGGGAGATGCAGCCCGGCGAGTACCCGAACACCATGATCGCGGCCACCGAGGAATTGCAGGTGCATGACCCGGACGGCCACATCGGTTCGCGCACCGGGTTGTTCGACCTGCACGTCAATGCCCAGCAAAACGTGGTGGTCGGCTGTGGGCTCGGCGGTACGTCGCTGATCAACGCCAACGTCGCCCTGGAACCTGAACCCGGTGTGTTCGACGACCCGCGCTGGCCGCTGGCGGTGCGGGAACACCGTGACACTTTGCTCAAGGACGGTTACGCCCGGGCCCGGGAGATGCTCAAGCCCAATCCGTACCCGAACACGTCGCCGGTGCTGCCGAAACTCGAAGCCAACAAGAAGTCGGCGGAATACCTCAAGCAAGGCGCGCATTTCTACCGGCCGCCGATCAACGTGACCTTCGACAAACTGCCGAACAACCTCAACCACGTCGGCGTCGAGCAACTGCCGTGCAACCAGTGTGGCGACTGCGTCTCTGGCTGTAACAACAAGGCCAAGAACACCACGCTGATGAACTACCTGCCGGACGCCTGGAACCACGGCGCGGAGATTTTCTGCCAGGCCGAAGTGCGGCATCTGGAGCGCGACGGCGATGGCTGGATCGTGCACTTCCAATACCTGGACAGCGGCCGCGAGAAGTTCTCGGCGCCGACGCTGTTTGTGAAAGCCGACATTGTGGTGGTGTCCGCCGGCACCTTGGGCTCCACCGAAATCCTCCTGCGCTCGCGGGACAAAGGCTTGTCCACGTCCAACCAGCTCGGCGAGAACATGAGCGGCAACGGTGACATCCTCGGCTTCGGTCATAACTGCGAACAGCCCATCAACGGCATCGGTTTCGGCGCGCATCCGGCCAAGGAATTGCAGCCAGTCGGCCCGTGCATCACCTCGATCATCGACATGCGCACCGAAGGCGACTGGCGCAGCCGTATGGTCATCGAAGAAGGCTCGATCCCCGGCGCCCTTGGCCGGCCGATGGTGCCGAGCATGGCCGGGTTCGCTGAACTGATCGGCAAAGCCACCGACGACAGCTTCACCGGCCAGTTGAAGTACAAGGAACGCGAAGCTGAAAGCTTCCTGCGCGGCCCGTATTACGGCGCGCTGCACAACATGCAGACGTACCTGATCATGAGCCACGACGACGGCAAGGGCCGCATGGTGCTCGACAGCAAGGATCAGCTGCGCATCGATTGGCCGGGCGTCGGCGAGCAGGAAAACGTCAAGCTTGGCAATGAGCGTCTGCATCTCAGCACCAAGGCGTTGGGTGGGGTCTGGGTCGAGAATCCGATCTGGACCAAACTGCTCAAGCACAGCATCGTTTCCGTCCACCCGTTGGGCGGTTGCGTGATGGGCGAGGACGCGGGGCAGGGCGTGGTCAACCACAAGGGCCAGGTGTTCAGTGGTGCCAGCGGCACTGACGTGTACGCCGGTTTGTACGTGACTGACGGCGCGGTGATCCCGACGTCCCTGGCGGTCAATCCGCTGCTGACTATCTCGGCGGTGAGCGAGCGCAACATGGGGTTACTGGCGGCTGATCGCGGTTGGACGATTGATTACACGCTGCCATCGGCACCGCGCAAACAAGTGGCGCCGCCGACCCTTGGCGTGCAGTTCACCGAAACCATGAAGGGTTTCTTTTCCAAGGATTTCACCCAGCCCCAAGGCACCGATCTCCCACTGTATGAAGCAGCGGCCACCCGTGGCGAATCGGAAAACTCGCCGATCGAATTCACCCTGACCATCACCGCCAACGACCTCAACCGCATGATCAAGGAACCGGCCCACGCTGCGACCCTGGTCGGCACACTGAACGCGCCGGGCCTGTCGCCGCAGCCGCTGACCGCCAGCAACGGTGTGTTCAACCTGTTCGAGCAGTACGAAGAACAGGTCGGCGTGCGCCACATGAAGTACGACATGAAACTGACCGCCGAGGACGGTCACGACTACTTCTTCAGCGCTTTCAAAACCGTGCCCGAAGACAACGGCGTGCTGAATATCTGGCACGACACCAGCACCCTCTACGTCACGTTGTATAACGGGCCGGACAAGACCGGCGCGGTGATCGGCTCCGGCGTGATGCATATCCACCCGACCGACTTCGCCAAGCAAATGACCACGATGAAGGTGCTCAATGCGCGTAACGAGCGCGAGCGCATCGAAGGGCTGGCGCGCTTCGGCAAGTTCTTCGCCGGCATTCTCTGGGAGAGCTACGGCGGGGTGTTCGCCGGCGATATCTACTTCAATCCGGATGCGCCGCCACGGCTGAAACGGCCGCTGGATGCGCCACCGCCAAGCGTGCATTTCTTCCAGACCGAGGACAACGTCGAACTGCGCCTGACCCGTTATCAGGGTGGCACTAAAGGCCCGGTGATGCTGGTGCACGGCCTGGGCGTGGGCTCGAACATTTTCTCCACCGACACCATTCAGACCAACCTGCTGGAATTCCTGTGCAAGCATGAGTACGACGTGTGGCTGCTGGATTTGCGGGTGAGCATCCTGCTGCCGGCGAGCAAGAAGGAATGGAACGGCGACCAGATCGCCCAGTACGATTTCAAGGCCGCCATCGCGCAGATCCAGCAAGCGACCCAGGCAAAAGACGTGCAATGCGTGGTGCATTGCTACGGCGCGACGACGTTCTTCATGTCGCTGCTGGCTGGGTTGCAAGGTGTGCGCTCGGTGGTCTGTTCGCAGATTGCGGCGGATACCGTCGTGGCCACTGCGACAGGCCTGAAGGCCGGTTTGCATTTGCCGGGGATGCTCGATGCGATCGGGGTGAAATCCCTCACGGCTTACGCCGACAACAAGGAAAACTGGTTCAACAAACTCTACGACAAAGCCCTCAACGGCTATGCGCGGATCGAGGCGCAGGGCTACTGCACCAACCCGGTGTGCCACCGCATCACCTTCATGTATGCGTCGCTGTATCGCCACGACACCCTCAACGAAACCCTGCACGACAACCTGCATGAATTGTTCGGCGAATCGAACATGCAGACCTTCGAGCACCTGGCGCTGATCGTGCGCAAAGGGCATCTGGTGAACTTCAAGGGCGAGGACGTCTACATGTCGCATTTCGATCGGCTGAGCATGCCGATCTGCTTTATCAGCGGTGCGGACAACCAGTGCTACCTGCCGGAAAGCACGCTCAAGACCTATGAGCGGGTGTGCAAGGTCCACGGGCCGGAAAACTACAGCCGGCAAGTGGTGCCGGGCTACGGCCACATCGACTGCATGTTCGGCAAGGATGCAGTGGTCGATGTGTACCCGATCATCCTGCAACACCTGGAGAAAACCGCTATCGGCTAA
- a CDS encoding metallophosphoesterase family protein, giving the protein MSLVSHWEHEYDKVKVRLHGLYTRLEMSWKKLISELEPEEFQAIVALLQRGHDQAQYVLKHGDLPDDEPSVPWELSHGLSILHIGNATPLPQSTDDLQTRVLKDGSLLGCRKWELLDLLWSEALLKWIENLRHHAPFATTPALMKMDSDVILAIAGDWGTGPFDSHAPAVAVANQMQLAQADFTVHLGDVYYAGTHSQEDVDMVGWPMGKHGSFTLNSNHEMYSGAHGYFKELAKRFPTQQGTSYFALYNDDWVVIGLDSAYASDAINLYMDGTLNQEQIAWMKELPQRKKIMVLSHHQGFDISGHNTTPLFKTVCDALGREPDYWYWGHLHNGICYAAQGRLHARCAGHGAIPYGNASELDGHSRVLWSETQNAGDEAYPLRVLNGYVKVRLVGENIEETFIGEDGSVRWSSSAQ; this is encoded by the coding sequence ATGTCACTGGTCAGTCATTGGGAGCATGAGTACGACAAGGTCAAAGTGCGCCTGCACGGGCTGTACACGCGGCTGGAGATGTCATGGAAAAAACTCATCAGCGAGCTGGAACCCGAGGAGTTCCAGGCCATTGTCGCGCTGCTGCAACGCGGTCACGACCAGGCGCAATACGTGCTCAAGCACGGCGACCTGCCGGACGATGAACCGAGCGTGCCGTGGGAGTTGTCCCACGGCTTGTCGATCCTGCACATCGGCAACGCCACGCCGTTACCGCAATCCACCGACGACTTGCAAACCCGGGTGCTCAAGGACGGCAGTTTGCTCGGTTGTCGCAAATGGGAACTGCTGGATCTGCTGTGGAGCGAGGCGCTGCTCAAGTGGATTGAAAATCTTCGGCATCACGCGCCGTTTGCGACCACTCCGGCGCTGATGAAAATGGACAGCGATGTGATCCTGGCGATTGCCGGCGACTGGGGCACCGGACCCTTCGACAGCCATGCCCCGGCGGTGGCGGTGGCCAACCAGATGCAACTGGCCCAGGCGGATTTCACCGTTCACCTGGGGGACGTGTACTACGCCGGCACCCACTCCCAAGAAGACGTCGACATGGTCGGCTGGCCGATGGGCAAGCACGGCTCGTTCACGCTCAATTCCAACCACGAGATGTACAGCGGCGCCCACGGCTATTTCAAGGAACTCGCCAAGCGTTTCCCGACGCAGCAGGGCACCAGTTATTTCGCGTTGTACAACGATGATTGGGTTGTGATCGGGCTCGACAGCGCCTACGCCTCAGACGCGATCAACCTGTACATGGACGGCACGCTGAACCAGGAACAGATCGCCTGGATGAAAGAACTGCCCCAGCGCAAGAAGATCATGGTGCTCAGTCATCACCAGGGCTTTGATATCTCAGGGCACAACACCACGCCGTTGTTCAAAACGGTGTGTGATGCCTTGGGGCGTGAGCCGGATTATTGGTATTGGGGGCATTTGCACAACGGCATCTGCTACGCCGCTCAGGGGCGGTTGCATGCGCGGTGCGCCGGGCACGGGGCGATTCCGTATGGCAATGCCAGTGAGCTGGATGGGCATTCGCGGGTGTTGTGGTCGGAGACGCAGAATGCGGGGGATGAGGCGTATCCGCTGCGAGTGTTGAATGGTTATGTGAAGGTGAGGTTGGTGGGGGAGAACATCGAGGAGACGTTTATCGGGGAGGATGGGTCGGTGCGGTGGTCTTCATCAGCCCAATGA
- the gbcA gene encoding glycine-betaine demethylase subunit GbcA produces MDVTAKISLGDPLEPARKATAQMLQERERTYSLPQPFYSDERLFDIDMQEIFQKEWLIAGMACEIPTKGNYLTLQVGKNPIIVIRGAEGVIHAFHNVCRHRGSRLCTSEKGKVAKLVCHYHQWTYELDGRLLFAGTEMGADFDMKQYGLKPVNVKTAGGYIFISLSENPPAIDDFLSTLNHYMEPYDMENTKVAITTTLMEKANWKLVLENNRECYHCNASHPELLKTLLEWDDVTDPRADQAFKDHVAASAAAWEAEKIPYAHASFGLRNRIVRMPLLKGTVSMTLDGKQGCAKLMGRIKNPDLGSMRILHLPHSWNHCMGDHIIVFTVWPISAQETMVTTKWIVHKDAVEGVDYDVDRMRQVWDATNDQDRRLAEENQRGINSTAYQPGPYSKTYEFGVVNFVDWYSERLLSNLGAEPAPYLKGVPVQG; encoded by the coding sequence ATGGACGTCACCGCAAAAATCAGCCTGGGCGATCCGCTGGAACCCGCACGCAAGGCCACCGCGCAGATGCTGCAAGAACGCGAGCGTACTTACTCGCTGCCGCAGCCGTTTTACTCTGACGAGCGGCTGTTTGATATCGATATGCAGGAGATCTTCCAGAAAGAGTGGCTGATCGCCGGCATGGCCTGTGAAATCCCGACCAAGGGCAACTACTTGACCCTGCAGGTCGGCAAGAACCCGATCATCGTGATTCGCGGCGCCGAAGGCGTGATCCATGCGTTCCACAACGTTTGCCGCCACCGTGGCTCGCGTCTGTGCACCAGCGAAAAAGGCAAAGTCGCCAAACTGGTCTGCCATTACCACCAGTGGACGTATGAGCTGGACGGTCGCCTGCTGTTCGCCGGCACCGAAATGGGCGCCGACTTCGACATGAAGCAATACGGCCTCAAACCCGTGAACGTGAAAACCGCTGGCGGCTACATCTTCATCAGCCTGTCGGAGAACCCGCCGGCCATTGATGACTTCCTGTCGACGCTGAACCATTACATGGAACCGTACGACATGGAGAACACCAAGGTGGCGATTACCACCACCTTGATGGAAAAGGCCAACTGGAAACTGGTGCTGGAAAATAACCGCGAGTGCTACCACTGCAACGCCTCGCACCCGGAACTGTTGAAAACCCTGCTGGAATGGGACGACGTCACCGACCCGCGCGCCGACCAGGCGTTCAAGGACCACGTCGCCGCATCCGCTGCTGCCTGGGAAGCCGAGAAGATTCCTTACGCCCACGCCAGTTTCGGCCTGCGTAACCGCATCGTGCGCATGCCGCTGCTCAAGGGCACCGTGTCGATGACCCTCGACGGCAAACAGGGCTGCGCCAAACTCATGGGCCGGATCAAGAACCCGGACCTCGGTTCGATGCGCATCCTGCACCTGCCGCACTCGTGGAACCACTGCATGGGCGACCACATCATCGTCTTCACGGTGTGGCCGATCAGCGCTCAGGAAACCATGGTCACCACCAAGTGGATCGTGCACAAGGACGCGGTTGAAGGCGTGGACTACGACGTGGACCGCATGCGTCAGGTCTGGGACGCGACCAACGACCAGGACCGTCGCCTGGCCGAAGAGAACCAGCGCGGGATCAACTCCACTGCTTACCAGCCTGGGCCTTACTCCAAGACCTATGAGTTTGGCGTGGTGAACTTTGTGGATTGGTACAGCGAGCGGTTGCTGAGCAATTTGGGGGCTGAGCCTGCGCCGTACCTCAAAGGCGTTCCGGTTCAGGGCTAA
- the gbcB gene encoding glycine-betaine demethylase subunit GbcB: MSNSFLNPVTTQTWANGRHIVRCVKVIQETWDVRTFCFMADQPILFFFKPGQFVTLELEIEGVPIMRSYTISSSPSVPYSFSVTIKRVPGGKVSNWLHDTLHEGQELAVHGPVGLFNAMDFTAPKVLYLSGGVGITPVMSMARWFYDTNGNVDMVFIHSARSPKDIIYHRELEHMASRIDNFSLHLICEKHGLGEPWAGYRGYLNHKMLELMSPDFMEREVFCCGPTPYMNAVKRMLEAAGFDMSRYHEESFGATPPEARADAVEQAEIAADAPEVDLADLHQVEFISSGKSIRVAPGETVHAAAAKLGLLIPKACGMGICGTCKVLKLGGEVEMDHNGGITEEDEAEGYILSCCSVPKGDVRIEF; the protein is encoded by the coding sequence ATGTCCAACAGCTTCCTGAATCCGGTAACTACCCAGACCTGGGCCAATGGTCGACATATCGTCCGTTGCGTCAAAGTCATCCAGGAAACCTGGGACGTGCGCACCTTCTGCTTTATGGCCGATCAGCCGATCCTGTTCTTCTTCAAGCCCGGGCAATTCGTGACCCTGGAGCTGGAAATCGAAGGCGTGCCGATCATGCGCTCCTACACCATTTCCAGCTCGCCGTCGGTGCCGTACAGCTTTTCGGTGACGATCAAGCGCGTGCCGGGCGGCAAGGTTTCCAACTGGCTGCACGACACCCTGCATGAAGGCCAGGAGCTGGCGGTGCACGGGCCGGTCGGGCTGTTCAACGCCATGGACTTCACCGCGCCGAAAGTCTTGTACCTCAGCGGCGGCGTCGGCATCACGCCAGTCATGTCCATGGCGCGCTGGTTCTACGACACCAACGGCAACGTCGACATGGTGTTTATCCACAGCGCCCGCTCGCCGAAAGACATCATTTACCACCGTGAGCTGGAACACATGGCGTCGCGGATCGACAACTTCAGCCTGCACCTGATCTGCGAGAAGCACGGTCTGGGCGAACCGTGGGCCGGTTATCGCGGTTACCTGAACCACAAGATGCTCGAACTGATGTCCCCGGACTTCATGGAGCGCGAAGTGTTCTGCTGCGGCCCGACGCCGTACATGAACGCGGTCAAGCGCATGCTCGAAGCGGCCGGCTTCGACATGTCCCGCTATCACGAGGAATCCTTCGGCGCCACGCCACCGGAAGCCCGCGCCGATGCGGTGGAACAAGCGGAAATCGCGGCGGATGCGCCGGAAGTCGATCTGGCGGACCTGCATCAGGTCGAATTTATCTCGTCCGGTAAGAGCATTCGCGTGGCCCCGGGTGAAACCGTGCACGCGGCGGCGGCCAAGCTGGGTTTGCTGATTCCGAAGGCCTGCGGGATGGGGATTTGCGGGACGTGCAAGGTGTTGAAGCTGGGCGGCGAAGTCGAGATGGACCACAACGGCGGGATTACCGAGGAAGACGAAGCCGAGGGTTACATCCTGTCGTGCTGCAGCGTGCCGAAGGGCGATGTGCGGATCGAGTTCTGA
- a CDS encoding SDR family oxidoreductase yields the protein MSLQGKTLFITGASRGIGREIALRAARDGANIVIAAKSAEAHPKLPGTIFSVAKEVEDAGGKALALQVDVRDEVAVREALAQANEHFGGIDALINNAGAIKLTGVQHIELKRFDLMHQINTRAVLLCSQAALPYLKKSQGHILNLSPPLNLATKWFAQYSPYTVTKYGMSMLTLGMSEEFANYGISVNSLWPQTMIATAAIEFQLGSRESFKHARTPAIMADAAHIILDSSGRSITGRLLIDEEILRERGVIEFDHYRFEPGTDDKLMPDLFVD from the coding sequence ATGTCTTTACAAGGCAAAACCCTGTTCATCACTGGTGCCAGCCGTGGCATTGGGCGTGAGATTGCGCTGCGGGCCGCGCGGGACGGGGCCAATATTGTGATTGCGGCCAAGAGTGCCGAGGCGCATCCCAAGCTGCCGGGCACGATTTTCAGTGTGGCGAAAGAAGTCGAAGACGCGGGTGGCAAGGCGCTGGCGTTGCAGGTGGATGTGCGCGATGAAGTCGCGGTGCGGGAAGCGCTGGCCCAGGCCAATGAGCACTTCGGCGGGATTGATGCGCTGATCAATAACGCCGGGGCGATCAAGTTGACCGGGGTTCAGCACATCGAGCTCAAGCGTTTCGACCTGATGCACCAGATCAACACCCGAGCGGTGTTGCTGTGCAGTCAGGCGGCCCTGCCTTATCTGAAAAAATCCCAGGGTCATATTCTCAACCTGTCGCCGCCGCTGAATCTGGCGACGAAATGGTTCGCGCAATACAGTCCCTACACCGTGACCAAATACGGCATGAGCATGCTCACGCTGGGGATGAGCGAGGAGTTTGCCAATTACGGCATCAGCGTTAATTCGCTATGGCCGCAGACGATGATCGCCACCGCTGCCATCGAGTTTCAACTTGGCTCGCGGGAATCCTTTAAACATGCGCGAACGCCGGCAATTATGGCGGATGCCGCGCACATCATTCTGGACAGCAGCGGTCGCAGCATTACCGGGCGGTTGTTGATTGATGAGGAGATTCTGCGGGAGCGTGGGGTGATCGAATTCGATCACTACCGCTTTGAGCCCGGCACCGATGACAAGCTGATGCCAGACTTGTTTGTCGACTGA
- a CDS encoding low specificity L-threonine aldolase, translating to MTDKSQQFASDNYSGICPEAWAAMEQANHGHQRAYGDDEWTARASDDFRKLFETDCEVFFAFNGTAANSLALSSLCQSYHSVICSETAHVETDECGAPEFFSNGSKLLVARTENGKLTPESIREVALKRQDIHYPKPRVVTLTQATEVGSVYTPEEIRAISITCKELGLNLHMDGARFSNACAFLGCTPADLTWKAGVDVLCFGGTKNGMAVGEAILFFNHKLAEDFDYRCKQAGQLASKMRFLSAPWVGILENHAWLKYAKHANHCAQLLAELVSDIQGVELMFPVQANGVFLQLSEPAIAALTAKGWRFYTFIGNGGARFMCSWDTEEERVRELAADIREVMSA from the coding sequence ATGACCGATAAGAGCCAACAATTTGCCAGCGACAACTATTCCGGTATCTGCCCTGAAGCCTGGGCAGCCATGGAACAGGCCAACCACGGCCACCAGCGCGCTTACGGCGACGATGAATGGACCGCTCGCGCGTCCGACGATTTCCGCAAACTGTTTGAAACCGACTGCGAAGTGTTCTTCGCGTTCAACGGCACCGCGGCCAACTCGCTGGCCCTGTCGTCGCTGTGCCAGAGTTACCACAGCGTGATCTGCTCGGAAACCGCCCACGTCGAAACCGACGAATGCGGCGCGCCGGAATTTTTTTCCAACGGCTCCAAACTGCTGGTCGCTCGCACTGAAAACGGCAAGCTGACCCCGGAATCGATCCGCGAAGTCGCGCTCAAGCGCCAGGACATCCACTACCCGAAACCTCGCGTCGTGACCCTGACCCAGGCCACGGAAGTCGGCAGCGTCTACACCCCGGAAGAAATCCGCGCCATCAGCATCACCTGTAAAGAGCTGGGCCTGAACCTGCACATGGACGGCGCGCGCTTCTCCAATGCCTGCGCGTTCCTCGGCTGCACTCCGGCTGACCTGACCTGGAAGGCCGGGGTCGACGTGCTGTGCTTCGGCGGCACGAAAAACGGCATGGCCGTGGGCGAGGCGATCCTGTTCTTCAACCACAAACTGGCCGAAGACTTCGATTACCGCTGCAAACAGGCCGGGCAACTGGCCTCGAAAATGCGCTTCCTCTCGGCCCCGTGGGTCGGCATCCTGGAAAACCACGCCTGGCTCAAATACGCCAAACACGCCAACCACTGCGCGCAGCTGCTGGCCGAACTGGTCAGCGACATCCAGGGCGTGGAACTGATGTTCCCGGTGCAAGCCAACGGCGTATTCCTGCAACTCTCCGAACCGGCCATCGCCGCCTTGACCGCCAAGGGCTGGCGCTTCTACACCTTCATCGGCAACGGCGGCGCCCGCTTCATGTGCTCGTGGGACACCGAAGAAGAGCGCGTACGCGAATTGGCCGCAGACATCCGCGAAGTCATGAGCGCCTAA
- a CDS encoding TraX family protein, translating to MHMTKRDGALDLLKWLALLSMVLDHLRYVGYSVDFLYVPGRLAFPWFCLAMAANLSRASAGPAGNQWRYLGWLMLFSAISEIPYRLFIPDPDTLNVMPTLVLGLLVARGWQQPTLPSRLLAVGAVLLAVLFPDRLMFGFFGVLLPLAMLLVIRRPWYFSLLPGLVCLAANQWSVLYAAARMGNGAAIFGMAACLVAPLAGVLLLRHAGRLKPPPMRRWAYALYPMHFLLLLAVRQIIA from the coding sequence ATGCACATGACGAAGAGGGACGGCGCGCTGGATTTGCTCAAGTGGTTGGCGCTGCTGAGCATGGTGCTCGATCACCTGCGATATGTCGGTTACTCCGTCGATTTTCTGTATGTGCCGGGGCGGCTGGCGTTTCCGTGGTTCTGCCTGGCGATGGCGGCAAATCTGTCTCGGGCGAGCGCCGGGCCGGCCGGCAATCAGTGGCGATATCTGGGATGGTTGATGCTGTTTAGCGCTATCAGCGAAATTCCCTATCGGTTGTTTATTCCTGATCCCGACACGTTAAACGTGATGCCCACGTTGGTGCTCGGCCTATTGGTGGCGCGTGGTTGGCAACAACCGACGCTGCCATCGCGCCTGCTGGCGGTGGGCGCCGTGTTGCTTGCTGTGCTATTCCCGGATCGACTGATGTTTGGTTTCTTTGGGGTTTTGTTGCCGCTGGCGATGCTGTTGGTGATTCGTCGGCCCTGGTATTTCAGCCTGCTGCCGGGGTTGGTGTGTCTGGCGGCGAATCAGTGGAGTGTGTTGTATGCCGCTGCGCGGATGGGCAATGGCGCGGCGATTTTCGGGATGGCCGCTTGTCTGGTTGCGCCACTGGCGGGTGTGCTCCTGTTGCGACATGCCGGTCGCCTCAAGCCGCCACCGATGCGGCGCTGGGCGTATGCGCTTTATCCCATGCACTTCTTACTGCTGCTCGCAGTACGTCAGATCATCGCCTAA